From the genome of Vicia villosa cultivar HV-30 ecotype Madison, WI linkage group LG2, Vvil1.0, whole genome shotgun sequence, one region includes:
- the LOC131649081 gene encoding uncharacterized protein LOC131649081, with translation MASSSSSKVSMKLLIDTKNNRVLYGEATKPVVDFLFNLLYLPIGTVVKLLSANNMVGSLGNLYQSVENLNQNFMQPFQTKGVLLNPTSKRSSTYGLLKLFDDSDDDLSRSDDDLSGSDDDEGAKIYMCPNKCKMKATYDCQTKCPGNRLDHCGHYMDRVVRIIGDRKIAEKETSIRNGFVKDLVTFRVMDDLVIQPTSTESSFTALHKLNVKVMDTLQEKVVQLGTAEGIKLLKASLETKMVLTSVFLKK, from the exons atggcttcttcttcttcctccaaaGTATCCATGAAACTTCTTATCGACACAAAGAATAACAGAGTTCTCTATGGTGAAGCTACAAAACCTGTCGTAGACTTTCTCTTCAACTTGTTATACTTGCCTATTGGTACTGTAGTTAAGCTGCTAAGTGCGAATAATATGGTAGGTAGCTTAGGAAATCTGTATCAGAGTGTTGAAAATCTGAACCAGAATTTCATGCAACCATTTCAAACTAAGGGTGTTCTCTTAAACCCAACATCTAAAAGGTCTTCCACTTATGGCCTCCTTAAGCTGTTtgatgatagtgatgatgattTAAGTAGAAGTGATGATGATTTAAGTGGaagtgatgatgatgaaggaGCTAAGATATACATGTGCCCAAATAAATGTAAGATGAAGGCTACATATGATTGCCAAACAAAATGTCCAGGCAATAGGCTTGATCATTGCGGTCATTATATGGACCGTGTAGTACGTATTATCGGAGATAGGAAGATTGCTGAAAAGGAAACTTCCATTCGCAATggttttgtgaaagatttggtaaccTTTAGGGTGATGGATGATTTGGTGATTCAGCCAACGTCAACCGAATCTAGCTTCACAGCTTTGCACAAGTTAAATGTGAAAGTAATGGATACCTTGCAAGAAAAGGTGGTTCAGCTGGGCACGGCTGAG GGTATCAAGTTGCTAAAGGCTTCTTTGGAAACCAAGATGGTGTTGACAAGTGTTTTCCTCAAGAAGTAG